AGTTAATTTGCATTTTGCCTTATATAGCTTCCCCATATTAGACTTATTACCCAAGGGAGTACCCATTACCTTTAACTTTCACGGGCCTTGGGCATCTGAGAGTAACCACGAAGTAGTTCGTCAGCGATTAAGTGTTGTTCTCAAGCATCAACTGATCGAAAAAAGAACTTATGATCAGTGCGATCGCTTTATTGTTCTGAGTAAGGCTTTTGGAAAGATACTACACGAACAGTATCAAATTCCCTGGAAAAAAATTCACATAATTCCTGGTGGAGTAAATACTGATCAGTTTCAGTCTAACTTATTACGTAGCGAGGCTCGTGCTAAGCTTGGTTGGCCACAAGACAGGTCTATTATTTTCACTAGTCGCCGCCTAGTACATCGAGTCGGAATTGATAAATTATTGCAAGCTTTGGCAATTATTAAACCAAGAGTAGCAGATTTTTGGTTAGCGATCGCTGGCCGGGGGCCTATCCAAGCAGCATTGCAACAGCAAGCAACAGAATTAGGACTCAATGAACATGTGAAATTTTTAGGATTTCTACCTGATGAGGATTTGCCTATAGCTTATCAAGCTGCTGATGTTAGTGTCATGCCCAGTCAGTGTTTTGAAGGATTTGGCCTAGCAGTAGTAGAATCCCTTGCTTGTGGTACTCCCGTCGTATGTACTCCTGTAGGTGGAATGCCAGAGATTTTAGAACCATTTTCACCTCAGTTAATCACTTCTTCTGTGGAAGTTTCAGCCATTGCTGAAAAATTAGAACAAGTGCTATTGGGAAAAATACTAACACCTTCACGAGAAGATTGCCGCGAGTATGTTACTGCTAATTTTGATTGGTATAAAATCGCCCAAGACGTTAGAAAAGTAATATTAGCCTGATTATATTTATAATGACTATTATTATTTTTGTAGTTAGTAAAAGCTCACCAAAAATTACATATTAAGTATGAAATTCATACAATAAAAAATAGCTTTTTTCATGAAAGTTTAAAACAAAAACTTTGACTAAAACAAGCATGATTGTCAGAGGTGTCGTCTGTGATGAAACTAAGCGTAATCATACCCTGTTTAAACGCAGAGAAAACTATTTCCTTGCAGTTGGAAGCCTTAGCAAAACAGCAATGGTCGCAACCTTGGGAGGTGATAATAGCAGATAACGGATCTTCTGATCAGACAGTAGCGATCGCTCAAAGCTATCAACAACGTTTACCTAATCTACAAATTGTTGATGCATCCTTAAAACCAGGGGCTGCATGGGCCCGCAATGTTGGTGCTAGTGTTGCCAAGGGAGAAGCCTTAGTATTTTGTGATGCTGACGACGAAGTTGCCCCTGGTTGGCTAGCGGCGATGGGTGAAGCACTCTCTAAGTATGATTTGGTGGGAGGGATGAACGAACATTGTAAACTTAATGAACCTTGGTTAGTGAAAGTTCATGGTTACCCAGAAATTGATGGCATAACTATTAATCACCCATATTTACCATTATTAAGTGGCAATAACCTTGGGATTAAGCGTTCACTACATCAAGCTATTGGTGGTTTCGATGAAAATGTTCTTTTACTCGAAGACGTTGACTACTGTTGGCGAATTCAAGAGTTAGGAGTCAAACCCTATGAAGTTAAGGATGCATTAGTTCATTATCGATTTCGCGACAGCATCATTGATGTATGCCGTCGTGCTTGGAATGTTGGTAGTTATGAAGCCTTATTGTATAAAAAGCATAAACCAATGGGAATGCCCCAACTCATATCATGGAAGAGTTTTGTCAGAACAGGGGTAATGTTTCCTTTGCGCTTCTTGCTGCTAAAAGTCCGTGACAAAATCACCTTAACTCAGTCTTTAATGGATTTGGCATGGCGAGTAGGGCAATTGCAGGGTTGTATTAAGTATGGGTGTCTACCCTTTTAACAGTGATCAGTGATCAGTTATTGATCACTGATTTAATGGTGGAAAGGTGAAAGGGTAAAATATGAAAATTCTGTTTTTAGACCAAAGTGGTAAACCAGGTGGCGCAGAACTATGTCTCATAGATATTGCTAAACCTTATCAAGATAATTGTTTAGTTGGCTTATTTGCTGATGGTGATTTTAGAACTTTACTAGAAAAAAATCATATTCCAGTTCAAGTTCTTAGCAATAAAACCATCCAAGTTCGCAAAGAAAGTTCTTTTGTACAAGGAATAGCAAGTTTTAGACAACTCATACCTTTACTTGCTAAAGTTGTGCAAATAGCTCGGGAATACGATTTAATTTACGCCAACACTCAAAAAGCATTAGT
Above is a genomic segment from Fischerella sp. JS2 containing:
- a CDS encoding glycosyltransferase codes for the protein MKLSVIIPCLNAEKTISLQLEALAKQQWSQPWEVIIADNGSSDQTVAIAQSYQQRLPNLQIVDASLKPGAAWARNVGASVAKGEALVFCDADDEVAPGWLAAMGEALSKYDLVGGMNEHCKLNEPWLVKVHGYPEIDGITINHPYLPLLSGNNLGIKRSLHQAIGGFDENVLLLEDVDYCWRIQELGVKPYEVKDALVHYRFRDSIIDVCRRAWNVGSYEALLYKKHKPMGMPQLISWKSFVRTGVMFPLRFLLLKVRDKITLTQSLMDLAWRVGQLQGCIKYGCLPF
- a CDS encoding glycosyltransferase family 4 protein, with the protein product MVGDIYVEGNKKDYNLSASILCVGVGWFPTTPGGLERYVYELTQKLAANQDQIELCGVGLPETQPNLPIKLTNLGSPDSQIWKRLWSIRQNFKKTRMGKPDAVNLHFALYSFPILDLLPKGVPITFNFHGPWASESNHEVVRQRLSVVLKHQLIEKRTYDQCDRFIVLSKAFGKILHEQYQIPWKKIHIIPGGVNTDQFQSNLLRSEARAKLGWPQDRSIIFTSRRLVHRVGIDKLLQALAIIKPRVADFWLAIAGRGPIQAALQQQATELGLNEHVKFLGFLPDEDLPIAYQAADVSVMPSQCFEGFGLAVVESLACGTPVVCTPVGGMPEILEPFSPQLITSSVEVSAIAEKLEQVLLGKILTPSREDCREYVTANFDWYKIAQDVRKVILA